One part of the Arachidicoccus terrestris genome encodes these proteins:
- a CDS encoding DoxX family protein, translating to MINTIVWVLQIVSAIIFLYSGICKSIFSEMKLITMGQTGVEGLHPAFIKFIGISEIAGSIALILPTAINMLPWLTPLSALCLALIMPFAAVIHYRKNEPRNVVTNVTLFIVCILISLAKTFS from the coding sequence ATGATAAATACTATTGTTTGGGTTTTGCAGATCGTCAGTGCCATCATATTTCTATATTCAGGAATATGTAAATCAATATTCTCAGAAATGAAATTGATAACAATGGGTCAGACGGGCGTTGAAGGACTGCATCCGGCATTCATAAAATTCATTGGCATCTCAGAAATTGCCGGATCTATTGCGTTAATCTTGCCAACAGCCATTAACATGCTGCCTTGGCTCACCCCTCTTTCAGCCTTGTGTCTGGCATTGATAATGCCCTTTGCCGCTGTCATTCATTATAGGAAAAATGAACCAAGGAATGTTGTCACGAACGTGACCTTATTTATCGTTTGTATTTTAATCTCCCTTGCCAAAACATTTTCATAA
- a CDS encoding Crp/Fnr family transcriptional regulator — MESFFSIVSQFVTLSEVSRQDLASCLKKLTLPKSHKLVKPDTTCNFLFFLDQGLTRTYYLKDGKEITDWISDENSFACSIISFITRQPDRRGIDLLEDSILYALHYDDLNALCLKYHSIETFTRKLLSFGLIQLQQKFDDLHFVAAADRYRKLMQTNPSFIQRVPLGMIASYLGITQETLSRIRAKL, encoded by the coding sequence ATGGAAAGTTTTTTTTCAATCGTTTCACAATTTGTCACACTTTCTGAAGTAAGCAGACAGGATTTAGCATCCTGTCTTAAAAAGTTGACTTTACCTAAAAGCCATAAACTGGTAAAACCAGATACGACATGCAATTTTCTGTTTTTCCTTGATCAAGGGCTAACCCGAACTTATTATCTGAAAGATGGCAAAGAGATCACCGACTGGATAAGTGATGAAAACTCATTCGCCTGTTCGATCATTAGTTTTATTACACGCCAACCAGACAGGCGGGGAATCGATCTCCTGGAGGACAGTATTCTCTATGCACTCCACTATGACGATCTCAATGCACTCTGCCTTAAATATCACAGCATTGAAACCTTTACAAGAAAATTGCTATCGTTCGGATTGATCCAATTGCAACAAAAGTTCGACGACTTGCATTTTGTCGCCGCTGCCGACCGCTATCGCAAGCTTATGCAAACAAATCCTTCTTTTATACAGCGCGTACCATTGGGTATGATTGCATCCTACCTTGGTATTACACAGGAAACCTTAAGCAGAATACGAGCCAAGCTTTGA
- a CDS encoding phage/plasmid replication domain-containing protein, with translation MIDTIIFKIHNLQKKYPQLYEQLYAPSRKKNTVLEAVADEDTGEILKNSFLHSYVFHDTNRVLPVSYRSVLPNNSYHYSVSFRVNSTEDFAEFNFSVPKYLYGQNVQQFISLAEQSSRVTYSLLLKFLVDFFDQNFSLQRPDFSDIEISRIDLCYNQFFNSKEDALLYLDYQKKLHQTKAKSDKNRCRTYGTSIMYTTRRYSFKIYHKGTEFEKHDKRAIVKEKNKRNLDLEYFQRQADCILRYEMTFRNSQINYLFERYFYSGKKHAANVNFASDSYAIRLRRFTKLTKQNNVETFIGYSKKFFLHSSWDNPDYCDTVMLTEPVLSFNFSIFNILYLEFWERVREYQIKNDLDINAIVSRINNYNGDVELKNKLRADPQKQVQNFRLLSTALLVQSGFDIAEFKQYLPKTSYYRLLDDLKKIGLSTRSAALNIPSPALDYVEYKIYFLKYH, from the coding sequence ATGATTGATACCATTATTTTTAAAATTCATAACCTTCAAAAAAAATATCCGCAATTATATGAGCAATTATACGCCCCGTCTCGCAAAAAAAATACGGTTTTGGAAGCTGTGGCCGATGAAGATACTGGCGAGATTCTTAAAAATTCCTTCCTTCATAGTTATGTTTTTCATGACACTAATCGTGTCCTCCCTGTTAGTTATCGTTCTGTGCTTCCTAATAATTCTTATCATTATAGTGTGTCTTTTAGGGTTAATTCTACCGAAGATTTTGCGGAGTTTAATTTTTCTGTACCGAAATATCTTTACGGGCAAAATGTACAGCAATTCATCTCGCTTGCGGAGCAGAGCTCAAGGGTAACTTATTCTTTGTTACTTAAATTTTTGGTTGATTTCTTTGATCAAAATTTTTCTTTGCAACGTCCTGATTTTTCAGATATTGAGATTTCAAGGATTGACCTTTGTTATAACCAGTTTTTTAATAGTAAGGAAGATGCTTTGTTGTACTTGGATTATCAAAAAAAGCTGCATCAGACGAAAGCTAAGAGTGACAAAAATAGGTGTCGTACTTATGGTACTTCTATTATGTATACTACCCGCCGTTATTCATTTAAAATTTACCACAAAGGAACAGAATTTGAAAAGCATGATAAGAGGGCTATTGTAAAGGAAAAGAATAAAAGAAATTTAGACCTTGAATATTTTCAAAGACAAGCTGATTGTATTCTGCGTTATGAAATGACGTTCCGTAATTCTCAAATAAATTATCTATTCGAGCGTTATTTTTACTCTGGTAAAAAACATGCGGCCAATGTTAATTTTGCGTCTGATTCATATGCAATCCGGTTACGTAGGTTTACAAAACTGACAAAGCAAAATAATGTTGAGACTTTTATAGGTTATAGTAAAAAGTTCTTTTTGCATTCTTCTTGGGATAATCCGGATTATTGTGATACGGTTATGTTGACTGAGCCCGTTTTGAGTTTTAATTTTTCCATCTTTAATATTTTGTATTTGGAGTTCTGGGAGCGTGTGCGGGAATATCAGATAAAGAACGATTTGGATATTAACGCTATTGTCAGTAGGATTAATAACTATAATGGTGATGTTGAGTTAAAAAATAAGCTTAGGGCTGACCCTCAAAAACAGGTTCAAAACTTCCGGTTGTTGTCTACTGCGCTATTGGTTCAGTCTGGCTTTGATATTGCTGAATTTAAGCAGTATTTGCCCAAAACGAGTTATTACAGGCTTTTGGATGATCTTAAAAAGATCGGGCTTTCTACCCGCTCCGCTGCCCTTAATATCCCCTCTCCTGCTCTTGATTACGTCGAGTACAAAATTTATTTTCTGAAATACCATTAA
- a CDS encoding glucosaminidase domain-containing protein — MSIEKTIYDAALPRLKRHFSDSQSKRLASFMVAQSRYESANYTSHVFKANNNAFGYKYYGASDYQLGQGIISNEGNPYADYSTIDNSAEEVADWLGRRQSDFENVNTLLGYAEALKKNDYYGETAVQYAAGLAVYKYSSGLTTVALFPLLLVGGYLLFKR, encoded by the coding sequence ATGTCTATTGAAAAAACTATTTACGATGCTGCTTTACCTCGTCTTAAAAGACATTTTTCTGACAGTCAAAGTAAGCGTTTAGCTTCTTTTATGGTTGCTCAATCCCGTTATGAGAGTGCCAACTATACAAGCCATGTTTTTAAGGCTAACAATAATGCTTTTGGTTATAAATATTACGGTGCTTCCGATTATCAGTTAGGTCAGGGAATTATTTCTAACGAGGGTAACCCTTATGCTGATTATTCTACTATAGATAATTCAGCCGAAGAGGTTGCCGATTGGTTAGGCCGTAGGCAATCGGATTTTGAAAATGTCAACACTTTACTTGGTTATGCCGAAGCCTTGAAAAAAAATGACTATTACGGCGAAACGGCTGTACAGTATGCAGCCGGTCTTGCCGTTTATAAGTACTCTTCTGGACTTACTACGGTCGCCTTATTTCCTCTTTTGTTAGTTGGCGGATACCTTTTATTTAAACGGTGA